In a single window of the Luteibacter rhizovicinus DSM 16549 genome:
- a CDS encoding SDR family NAD(P)-dependent oxidoreductase has product MNIDLSKRSAIVSGSTAGIGLAIATGLAAAGAEVVVTGRTQARVDEALATIRKDVPNAKLKGVAADLGTAEGAAALIKAVPETDILVNNLGIFEPKGFFDIEDAEWTRFFEVNVNSGVRLSRHYAKGMAERGWGRVQFISSESAVQVPAEMVHYGVTKTAQLGVSRGLAEVLSGTGVTVNAILPGPTLSEGVSEFFGKIAKDQGKSLEEVERDFIQTHRPTSLIKRLLSVEEVANVSVYLASEQASGTTGAAIRVDGGVTRSII; this is encoded by the coding sequence ATGAACATCGATCTCAGCAAGCGCAGTGCCATCGTCAGTGGCTCGACCGCCGGTATCGGCCTGGCCATCGCCACGGGCCTCGCCGCCGCGGGCGCCGAGGTAGTCGTCACCGGCCGCACCCAGGCTCGCGTGGATGAAGCCCTCGCCACGATCCGCAAGGATGTTCCGAACGCGAAGCTCAAGGGCGTCGCCGCGGACCTCGGCACGGCCGAAGGCGCCGCCGCCCTGATCAAGGCCGTCCCGGAGACGGACATCCTGGTCAACAACCTCGGCATCTTCGAGCCGAAGGGCTTCTTCGACATCGAGGACGCCGAGTGGACGCGCTTCTTCGAAGTGAACGTGAATTCGGGCGTGCGCCTTTCGCGTCATTACGCCAAGGGCATGGCCGAGCGCGGCTGGGGTCGCGTGCAGTTCATCTCCAGCGAATCCGCCGTGCAGGTCCCTGCCGAGATGGTCCACTACGGCGTCACGAAGACCGCCCAGCTTGGTGTGTCGCGTGGCCTTGCCGAGGTGCTCTCGGGCACCGGCGTCACCGTCAATGCCATCCTGCCAGGCCCGACCCTGTCCGAAGGTGTCAGCGAATTTTTCGGCAAGATTGCCAAGGACCAGGGCAAGTCGCTGGAAGAGGTCGAGCGTGACTTCATCCAGACCCACCGCCCGACCTCGCTGATCAAGCGCCTGTTGAGCGTGGAAGAAGTGGCCAATGTCTCGGTTTACCTGGCGTCGGAGCAGGCTTCCGGCACCACGGGCGCGGCCATCCGCGTCGACGGTGGCGTGACCCGTTCGATTATCTGA
- a CDS encoding FAD-dependent oxidoreductase — translation MSTKDFRFLEVPRQTPRTVPVAVRVLGYGEISGEFAPSEAASQSERCIDCGNPYCEHACPVHNYIPNWLKLVQDGRLFEAATLMHETNPLPEICGRVCPQDRLCEGACTLEQGDFGAVTIGSVERWVTDEAIRQGWRPDLSRVRETGQRVAIVGAGPAGLACADRLRRAGIAADVYDRQHEIGGLLTFGIPPFKLDKSVVLTRRMVLEGMGVRFHLGVEIGRDIAFDELLADYDAVFVGTGAYTYVDGQLDGRDLGGVHDALPFLIANVERLLRDEAPAPEYDLAGKHVVVLGGGDTGMDCNRTAIRLGAASVTCVYRRDEASMPGSRREVGYSREEGVRFLFQQQPIALVGDGSKVTAVRVVETQLVDDGDGRPRPRNVEGSETDLRADVVIQAFGFQPSPPDWCEAFGVERDRSGRIVVGGEGRLPLQTSNPRIFAGGDNVRGADLVVRAVYDGREAAGSIARLLATAKLTLKVAV, via the coding sequence ATGAGCACGAAGGACTTCCGCTTCCTCGAGGTCCCGCGGCAGACACCGCGCACCGTACCGGTGGCCGTGCGCGTGCTCGGCTATGGCGAAATCTCCGGCGAGTTCGCCCCGTCGGAGGCGGCATCGCAGTCGGAGCGCTGCATCGATTGCGGCAATCCGTACTGCGAGCACGCCTGCCCGGTGCACAACTACATCCCGAACTGGCTGAAGCTGGTGCAGGATGGTCGTCTGTTCGAGGCCGCCACCCTCATGCACGAGACCAACCCGCTGCCCGAGATCTGCGGCCGCGTGTGTCCGCAGGACCGTCTCTGCGAAGGCGCTTGTACGCTCGAGCAAGGCGATTTCGGCGCCGTCACGATCGGTAGCGTCGAGCGCTGGGTAACGGACGAGGCCATCCGCCAGGGCTGGCGTCCCGATTTGTCACGCGTTCGCGAGACCGGGCAGCGTGTCGCTATCGTCGGCGCGGGCCCCGCGGGCCTCGCCTGCGCCGATCGTCTGCGCCGTGCCGGCATCGCGGCGGATGTCTACGATCGCCAGCACGAAATCGGTGGCCTGCTCACCTTCGGCATCCCGCCGTTCAAGCTCGACAAGTCCGTCGTGCTTACGCGTCGCATGGTGCTCGAAGGCATGGGTGTGCGCTTCCATCTCGGTGTCGAGATCGGACGCGACATCGCCTTCGACGAGTTGCTCGCCGATTACGATGCCGTGTTCGTCGGCACGGGGGCCTACACCTATGTCGACGGTCAGCTCGACGGCCGCGACCTGGGCGGCGTGCATGATGCGCTGCCCTTCCTCATCGCCAATGTAGAACGCCTGCTTCGCGACGAAGCGCCCGCGCCCGAGTACGACCTCGCCGGCAAACACGTCGTCGTCCTCGGTGGCGGCGACACCGGTATGGATTGCAACCGTACCGCGATCCGCCTCGGTGCCGCGTCGGTCACCTGCGTCTACCGTCGCGACGAAGCCAGCATGCCCGGCTCGCGTCGTGAAGTCGGCTACAGCCGCGAGGAAGGCGTGCGTTTCCTCTTCCAGCAGCAGCCTATCGCCCTGGTGGGCGACGGTAGCAAGGTCACCGCGGTTCGCGTGGTCGAGACCCAGCTTGTCGATGACGGTGACGGACGCCCGCGACCGCGCAACGTTGAAGGCAGCGAGACCGACCTGCGCGCCGACGTGGTGATTCAGGCCTTCGGTTTCCAGCCGAGCCCTCCCGACTGGTGCGAGGCCTTCGGCGTGGAGCGCGACAGGAGCGGCCGCATCGTTGTCGGTGGCGAAGGGCGCCTGCCCTTGCAGACGAGCAACCCGCGTATCTTCGCCGGTGGCGACAACGTGCGTGGCGCGGATCTGGTCGTGCGTGCGGTCTACGACGGTCGTGAAGCGGCTGGCTCGATCGCACGCCTGCTGGCGACAGCGAAGCTGACATTGAAGGTGGCGGTCTAA
- the gltB gene encoding glutamate synthase large subunit gives MVKQGTPRLYDEAFEHDSCGFGIVAQIDGHASSALVDTAFSALAKLSHRGGVNADGISGDGCGVLIRRPVEWLRALARESGIALATHFAAGVVFLDPDGDGSAATVLETELAAVNLHVAGWRDVAVDTAACGPLAASSMPRVRQIFVDAPGDLTPAQFEAALFRARRRTELALAGDTQFYVVSLSGEVIGYKAMAAPGHLRDVYPDLKHPALVADAVVFHQRFSTNTSPQWRLAQPFRLLAHNGEINTIRANRRWMQARTSVMRSDLVDLSDIGPLVRQSGSDSESLDNALEVLLMGGMDLLTAMRVLVPPAYSAREDIDEDLAAFYEYYALHSEPWDGPAGLVMCDGRYAACTLDRNGLRPARWALSDDNHLIVASEAGLWDVPSARIVAKGRLAPGEMIAVDFREHRLLRDADIDAINRKRAPFRDWLRDGVTYLESDLIDPSLAAEPLPAEELRRYQKLFGLSREECESVLKVLAETEAEATGSMGDDTPMAVLSRQIRPLFDRFRQGFAQVTNPPIDPLRERLVMSLVTQIGQERNIFDLGPENAKQILLNSPILSQRKLRQILANAEYADTPRFDLMYGSDETLEQALLRICDSVESAVRGGVKIVFLSDRYPRRDLLPIHSLLATGAVHARLVDRGLRCQCNIMVETATPRDPHHFACLLGFGATAIYPWLAYQSLFDMGRSGHIRNGEGAPREIGRNYRRGIRKGLLKILSKMGISTVAGYRGAQLFEIVGLSRDVVDICFPGTPSRIGGSTFDDLEKEQRLLAAEAWDEAHALRAGGLFKYVHGGEFHMYNPDVIASLQVAVRTGDWDDYAKYAHYVDARPPSALRDLLVPREGTAIPLDEVEPVESILKRFDSAGMSLGALSPEAHEALAIAMNRLGARSNSGEGGEDPARYGTDRASKIKQVASGRFGVTPTYLVNAEVLQIKIAQGAKPGEGGQLPGHKVDATIARLRYAKPGIGLISPPPHHDIYSIEDLAQLIHDLKEVNPKALISVKLVSHAGVGTVAAGVVKAGADLITVSGHDGGTGASPLTSIKYAGTPWELGLAETQQTLRLNDLRGRVRLQTDGGLKTGLDVIKAAMLGAESFGFGTGPMVALGCKYLRICHLNNCATGVATQHPVLRQKHFLGLPDMVMNYFRFVAEDVRRHLARLGVRTLEELVGQSGRLEQRDGVTAVQDRLDLTPLIAEDGMGEKVDFACTFARNPVRDPATLASRISADTRAVVADALGGTFHYDIANTDRAIGARLSGDVARRWGDVGMVEKPVHLHLTGSAGQSLGAWNASGVHIDLTGEANDGVGKGMSGGRLIIRPPADSPFASQEASIIGNTCLYGATGGELFAAGQAGERFAVRNSGALAVVEGAGDHCCEYMTGGVVAVLGRTGLNFGAGMTGGFAYVLDTERNFVDCYNHELVDIVRISHEGMEHYMQHLRQLIARHAELTDSAWGRKVLGDFRGLLQRFWLVKPKAASLDALAEELRSAA, from the coding sequence ATGGTGAAGCAAGGCACTCCGCGCCTCTACGACGAGGCGTTCGAACACGACAGCTGCGGCTTCGGTATCGTCGCGCAGATAGACGGCCATGCCAGTTCGGCACTGGTCGACACCGCCTTTTCGGCCCTCGCCAAACTATCGCATCGCGGCGGCGTCAACGCCGACGGCATCAGTGGTGACGGCTGCGGTGTACTCATTCGCCGGCCGGTCGAATGGCTTCGGGCGCTTGCGCGCGAATCCGGCATCGCGCTCGCCACGCATTTCGCCGCTGGCGTGGTCTTCCTCGATCCCGATGGCGATGGCAGCGCCGCCACCGTCCTCGAGACCGAACTCGCCGCCGTGAACCTCCACGTGGCCGGCTGGCGCGATGTCGCGGTCGACACGGCCGCGTGCGGACCGCTGGCGGCGTCGTCCATGCCGCGCGTCCGCCAGATTTTCGTCGACGCACCGGGCGATCTCACCCCGGCGCAGTTCGAAGCCGCGCTGTTCCGCGCACGCCGCCGCACCGAGCTCGCGCTGGCCGGCGACACGCAGTTCTATGTCGTTTCGCTCTCCGGCGAAGTGATCGGCTACAAGGCGATGGCCGCGCCGGGCCACCTGCGCGATGTCTATCCCGATCTCAAGCATCCGGCGCTCGTCGCCGATGCGGTGGTCTTCCACCAGCGCTTCTCGACGAACACCTCGCCGCAGTGGCGCCTCGCGCAGCCGTTCCGCCTGCTTGCGCACAACGGCGAGATCAACACCATCCGCGCAAACCGTCGCTGGATGCAGGCGCGTACGTCGGTCATGCGCTCGGATCTCGTCGACCTCTCCGACATCGGTCCGCTGGTCCGGCAGAGTGGTTCGGATTCCGAGAGCCTGGACAACGCCCTCGAAGTGCTGTTGATGGGTGGGATGGACCTGCTCACGGCGATGCGTGTGCTGGTCCCGCCGGCGTATTCCGCGCGGGAGGACATCGACGAGGATCTCGCGGCGTTTTACGAGTACTACGCCCTGCACAGCGAGCCTTGGGATGGCCCTGCCGGGTTGGTCATGTGCGATGGGCGTTATGCCGCGTGCACGCTCGATCGCAACGGCCTGCGCCCCGCACGCTGGGCGCTGTCCGACGACAACCACCTGATCGTCGCCTCGGAAGCCGGGCTTTGGGATGTCCCCTCGGCGCGCATAGTCGCCAAGGGTCGCCTCGCGCCGGGTGAAATGATCGCCGTGGATTTCCGCGAGCACCGGCTGCTACGCGACGCTGATATCGATGCGATCAATCGCAAGCGCGCACCGTTCCGCGACTGGTTGCGCGATGGTGTCACCTATCTCGAGTCGGACCTGATCGACCCCAGTCTCGCTGCCGAGCCATTGCCTGCCGAGGAACTGCGCCGCTACCAGAAGCTGTTCGGCCTGTCCCGCGAAGAATGCGAGTCGGTACTGAAAGTACTCGCCGAGACCGAAGCGGAAGCGACCGGATCCATGGGCGACGACACGCCGATGGCCGTGCTGTCGCGACAGATCCGTCCGCTGTTCGACCGCTTCCGCCAGGGTTTCGCGCAGGTGACGAATCCGCCGATCGATCCGCTGCGCGAGCGCCTGGTCATGTCGCTGGTGACGCAGATCGGGCAGGAACGGAATATCTTCGACCTCGGCCCGGAGAACGCGAAGCAGATCCTGCTCAATTCGCCGATCCTCTCGCAACGCAAACTGCGGCAGATCCTCGCGAATGCCGAGTACGCGGATACGCCGCGATTCGATCTCATGTACGGTTCCGATGAAACGCTGGAGCAAGCGCTGCTGCGCATCTGCGATAGCGTCGAATCCGCCGTGCGCGGTGGCGTGAAGATCGTCTTCCTGAGCGACCGCTATCCCCGTCGCGACCTGCTTCCGATCCACTCGCTGCTGGCGACCGGCGCCGTGCACGCGCGCCTGGTCGACCGTGGCCTGCGATGTCAGTGCAACATCATGGTCGAGACGGCCACGCCACGCGACCCGCACCACTTCGCCTGTCTGCTCGGCTTCGGCGCTACGGCCATCTACCCGTGGCTGGCCTACCAGAGCCTGTTCGACATGGGCCGTAGCGGGCACATCCGCAACGGCGAAGGCGCGCCGCGTGAAATCGGCCGTAACTATCGCCGCGGTATCCGCAAGGGCCTGCTCAAGATCCTCTCCAAGATGGGTATCTCGACGGTCGCCGGCTACCGCGGCGCGCAGCTGTTCGAAATCGTCGGACTGTCGCGCGACGTCGTCGACATCTGCTTTCCCGGTACGCCTTCGCGCATCGGCGGCTCGACCTTCGACGATCTGGAAAAAGAACAGCGCCTGCTCGCCGCCGAAGCCTGGGATGAAGCCCATGCACTTCGCGCCGGCGGTCTGTTCAAGTACGTGCACGGCGGCGAATTCCACATGTACAACCCGGATGTGATCGCCAGCCTTCAGGTGGCGGTGCGCACGGGTGATTGGGACGACTACGCGAAGTACGCGCACTACGTGGATGCGCGCCCACCTTCCGCGCTGCGCGACCTGCTCGTGCCACGCGAAGGCACCGCCATCCCGCTCGACGAGGTCGAGCCGGTGGAGAGCATCTTGAAACGCTTCGATTCGGCCGGCATGTCGTTGGGTGCGCTGTCGCCGGAAGCGCACGAGGCGCTGGCCATCGCCATGAACCGGCTCGGCGCACGCAGCAACTCGGGTGAAGGCGGTGAGGATCCGGCGCGCTATGGCACCGACCGCGCCTCGAAGATCAAACAGGTCGCGTCGGGCCGGTTCGGCGTCACGCCGACCTACCTGGTCAATGCCGAGGTCCTGCAGATCAAGATCGCCCAGGGCGCCAAGCCCGGCGAAGGCGGGCAGTTGCCCGGCCACAAGGTAGACGCGACGATCGCCCGCCTGCGTTATGCCAAGCCAGGCATCGGCCTGATCTCACCGCCGCCGCATCACGATATCTATTCCATCGAAGATCTCGCCCAGCTCATTCACGACCTCAAGGAAGTGAACCCGAAGGCGCTCATCTCCGTGAAGCTCGTCTCGCACGCCGGCGTCGGTACCGTCGCCGCAGGCGTGGTCAAGGCGGGCGCCGATCTGATTACGGTGTCCGGTCACGACGGTGGCACCGGCGCGAGCCCGCTCACGTCCATCAAGTACGCGGGCACGCCGTGGGAGCTCGGTCTGGCCGAGACGCAGCAGACGCTGCGCCTGAACGATCTGCGCGGCCGTGTTCGCCTGCAGACCGACGGTGGCCTGAAGACCGGTCTCGACGTGATCAAGGCCGCCATGCTCGGTGCGGAGAGCTTCGGTTTCGGCACGGGTCCGATGGTGGCGCTGGGCTGCAAGTACCTGCGCATCTGCCATCTGAACAACTGCGCCACGGGTGTCGCGACCCAGCATCCGGTACTGCGCCAGAAGCACTTCCTCGGCCTGCCCGACATGGTGATGAACTACTTCCGCTTCGTCGCGGAAGACGTGCGTCGCCACCTCGCCCGTCTCGGCGTGCGCACGCTGGAAGAACTGGTCGGCCAGAGTGGCCGCCTGGAGCAGCGCGACGGCGTCACCGCCGTGCAGGATCGCCTCGACCTCACCCCGCTCATCGCCGAAGACGGCATGGGTGAGAAGGTGGACTTCGCCTGTACCTTCGCGCGCAACCCGGTGCGCGATCCCGCGACCCTGGCCAGCCGGATTTCGGCGGATACCCGGGCCGTGGTCGCCGATGCGCTCGGCGGGACCTTCCACTACGACATCGCGAACACCGATCGCGCCATCGGCGCGCGTCTGTCCGGCGATGTCGCGCGTCGCTGGGGCGATGTCGGCATGGTCGAGAAACCGGTGCACCTGCACCTGACCGGTTCGGCGGGACAGAGCCTGGGCGCGTGGAATGCGTCCGGGGTGCACATCGACCTGACCGGCGAAGCCAATGACGGTGTCGGCAAGGGCATGTCCGGTGGCCGTCTCATCATCCGGCCGCCGGCCGATTCGCCGTTCGCCAGCCAGGAAGCCTCGATCATCGGCAACACCTGCCTGTATGGCGCAACCGGTGGCGAGTTGTTCGCCGCGGGTCAGGCCGGCGAGCGTTTCGCTGTGCGGAACTCCGGTGCGTTGGCTGTCGTCGAAGGCGCCGGCGATCACTGCTGCGAATACATGACCGGCGGCGTCGTCGCCGTGCTCGGTCGCACCGGCCTCAACTTCGGTGCCGGCATGACGGGTGGCTTTGCCTACGTCCTCGACACCGAGCGCAACTTCGTCGACTGCTACAACCACGAACTCGTCGACATCGTGCGTATCTCGCACGAAGGCATGGAACATTACATGCAGCACCTGCGCCAACTCATCGCCCGCCACGCCGAACTCACCGATTCCGCCTGGGGTCGCAAGGTGCTCGGCGATTTCCGTGGCCTGCTGCAACGCTTCTGGCTGGTCAAGCCGAAAGCCGCGAGCCTCGACGCCCTCGCTGAAGAACTGCGGAGCGCCGCATGA
- a CDS encoding NRDE family protein: MCLIAFAWHVHPRWKLVLVGNRDEFHARPTAPLAPWDEAPDIIAGRDLEAGGTWAGIAPHGRVSVITNVRDMSADHSGMSRGLLVADYLGSNVPARAHAIELMSSAKAYRPFNLLTFDHDDAYYLGNHPNARAQRVEPGVHGLSNADFNAPWPKTQALVEHLTAWVAADQDTDVDALFALLADQGAWPDDVLPDTGIGIERERFLSSAFIVGENYGTRASTVILVDHEDRALIAERRFGPHGVALGEGRFDLASP; this comes from the coding sequence ATGTGCCTGATCGCCTTCGCCTGGCATGTCCATCCGCGCTGGAAGCTGGTGCTCGTCGGCAACCGCGACGAGTTCCACGCACGTCCGACCGCGCCGCTGGCGCCGTGGGACGAAGCCCCCGACATCATCGCGGGGCGCGATCTCGAGGCCGGCGGCACCTGGGCCGGCATCGCACCGCATGGCCGGGTCAGTGTGATCACCAACGTGCGTGACATGAGCGCGGACCACAGCGGCATGTCGCGGGGGTTGCTGGTCGCGGACTACCTCGGCTCCAACGTGCCCGCCCGCGCCCATGCCATCGAACTGATGTCGAGCGCGAAGGCATACCGGCCGTTCAACCTGCTGACCTTCGACCACGACGACGCCTATTACCTGGGCAATCATCCGAACGCGCGCGCCCAACGGGTCGAGCCGGGTGTGCACGGCCTGAGTAACGCGGACTTCAACGCGCCGTGGCCGAAGACCCAGGCACTGGTCGAGCATCTCACCGCCTGGGTCGCCGCCGACCAGGACACCGACGTGGACGCGCTGTTCGCGCTGCTCGCAGACCAGGGCGCCTGGCCCGACGATGTCCTCCCCGACACGGGCATCGGCATCGAGCGTGAGCGCTTCCTCTCCAGTGCGTTCATCGTCGGAGAGAACTACGGTACGCGTGCCAGTACGGTCATCCTGGTCGACCACGAGGATCGCGCCCTCATCGCCGAGCGTCGCTTCGGGCCCCACGGCGTCGCCCTCGGTGAGGGCCGGTTCGACCTCGCCAGCCCTTGA
- a CDS encoding lipocalin family protein — protein MRELFAALSLAMAASSAVATVPLAPVPDLDLARYAGTWHEIARLPMWFQRKCESNVTAHYTPKPDGTVAVHNACVTAEGKTIASDGVARRPDNFARGKLEVRFAPAWLSWLPMVWADYWVLALDDDYQWALVGQPGRKYLWILSREPSMDRATFEALKKTATDMGYDLTPLIVSGKVE, from the coding sequence ATGCGTGAACTGTTCGCCGCCCTCTCCCTGGCCATGGCCGCGTCCAGCGCCGTCGCCACCGTCCCGCTCGCCCCCGTACCCGACCTGGACCTGGCCCGCTATGCCGGCACATGGCACGAGATCGCCCGCCTGCCCATGTGGTTCCAGCGCAAGTGCGAGAGCAACGTCACCGCTCATTACACGCCGAAGCCGGATGGCACGGTCGCCGTGCACAACGCCTGCGTCACGGCCGAGGGCAAGACGATCGCCAGCGACGGCGTGGCCCGGCGTCCGGACAACTTCGCGCGCGGAAAGCTGGAGGTGCGTTTCGCCCCGGCGTGGCTGTCCTGGCTACCGATGGTGTGGGCGGATTACTGGGTACTCGCCCTGGACGACGACTACCAGTGGGCTCTCGTCGGCCAGCCTGGCCGGAAGTACCTGTGGATCCTGTCGCGTGAGCCGTCGATGGATCGGGCCACCTTCGAGGCATTGAAGAAGACCGCCACCGACATGGGCTATGACCTCACGCCACTGATCGTGTCGGGCAAGGTGGAGTAA
- a CDS encoding HutD/Ves family protein, protein MTIIPFAELKAVPWKNGLGITREIVVEPPGATMDDFLWRVSIADVDTASPFSAFPGIDRIIVLLEGDGFTMTLDGEREHALTTPCAPFAFAGEVQVDVTLAGGATRDFNLMVRRGEASGTVDVVHGPAIVDATDVALFHLAEGSAIADGTPCQTGDSITRPHRIELAADTTALLVRIRPVKPATYQANHPQA, encoded by the coding sequence ATGACCATCATTCCCTTTGCCGAGCTCAAAGCCGTGCCGTGGAAGAATGGTCTCGGCATCACCCGCGAAATCGTCGTCGAACCGCCCGGTGCGACGATGGACGATTTCCTCTGGCGGGTGAGCATCGCCGACGTCGACACGGCATCGCCGTTTTCGGCTTTTCCCGGTATCGACCGCATCATCGTGCTGCTCGAGGGTGACGGCTTCACGATGACGCTGGACGGTGAGCGCGAGCACGCATTGACGACACCGTGCGCACCCTTCGCCTTCGCCGGCGAGGTGCAGGTGGATGTGACACTGGCGGGCGGCGCCACACGCGATTTCAACCTGATGGTCCGCCGCGGCGAGGCCTCTGGCACGGTCGACGTCGTACACGGTCCGGCCATCGTCGACGCCACCGACGTCGCGTTGTTTCATCTCGCCGAGGGAAGCGCCATCGCCGACGGCACCCCCTGCCAGACCGGTGATTCCATAACCCGTCCGCACCGTATCGAACTTGCCGCCGACACCACCGCCCTACTCGTCCGCATAAGGCCAGTCAAACCTGCGACGTACCAGGCAAATCATCCTCAGGCGTAA
- a CDS encoding YchJ family protein — MPTALTCPCGSGATLANCCGRWHAGEPAPTAEAMMRSRYAAYVLGLEDYLLATWHESTRPASLGLATQSPRPTWLGLSVKRHETPTPESAIVEFVARLRMGGGSAERMHETSRFVREGGRWFYVDGTLD, encoded by the coding sequence ATGCCCACCGCTTTAACCTGCCCCTGCGGATCCGGCGCCACCCTGGCGAACTGCTGTGGTCGCTGGCACGCCGGTGAACCGGCCCCCACGGCCGAGGCAATGATGCGCTCCCGCTACGCCGCCTACGTGCTCGGCCTCGAGGACTACCTGCTCGCGACCTGGCACGAAAGCACGCGACCCGCGTCGCTCGGCCTGGCGACGCAATCGCCGCGACCCACCTGGCTGGGCCTCAGCGTCAAACGCCACGAAACCCCGACGCCGGAGTCGGCGATCGTCGAGTTCGTGGCGCGCTTGCGTATGGGTGGGGGTAGTGCGGAGCGCATGCATGAAACGAGTCGTTTCGTGCGCGAAGGCGGTCGCTGGTTTTATGTCGACGGCACGCTCGACTGA